TCAGGAGGCCAGGCCCTGGGCCCAGGCCATGCACCTAGCATCCTGGGACTCAAGCTACCCTCAAAGAGAAGGTGAGGGAAGCCACTTGACACAGAGCAGGGAGGCTTCAGATGGACTCCAAACACCCATCTCTTCAGCCCAGGGAGCTCATCAGGGTCTGGGCCTGCTTCAGTTCTGCAAGAAGAGGTGGTATGTAGGTGACAGTCAGAGGGGAGTGAGAGGGGGCCCCTTGCCCTCCAGTTCTGGCTGAATCTCACCTGCTAGCAGGACCTGGAACTTGTCTGCTGAGAGGGACATGGTGATAGGCTGGGCCTTGCTCCCAGGGGCAGCTGCCACATCCAGCTTCAGGTGCACCACGGGCTCCTCCACGGTGTGCAGTAGGCTGGAGCTCAACGTGTAATCTACCCGCCAGCCGATGCCCGTCAGCCTGTTCACTGCAAGGCAGTGTGGGGAAACTCTCAGGATCACAGGCAGGCACGCCAGGCAATCCTCAGTACCAAGGCTATACGGCCTTTGAAAAGCTCACATCCCTCTCTACTTCACAACTGGGGCAATAATCCTGGCCCAGGCTTGGCACAGGCAAGAGCTCAATCAGTAGGAGCTCAGATTATCCACACATCACAGAGGGAAGAAGCCTGGCTGGAGTGAAGAGACCCAGGGACAAGTCCAGCTCTGTGACTGCTCCAGGTGTGATGCCAGTTAAGTCTCCTATGACTGGCATCTTGTTCACTACACGCACCTTCCAGAACAGACCCCAGGCCTCATGTTGGGCCACCCTACACTCACCACGCAGGCTGCAGGCCCGCAGGTGCTCCTGCAGAGGGCTCTGCTTCTCCTCGTAACAGCGGCACAGGCTGGCTGCGTGCTCTGGGGTAAGAATGAAGGTCCCCTGAGTTGGCAGTCAGGGGCTGGGGCTTGGCTGCTCAGAGGGCAGATCTCAGACTCCTGGCCCATCTCCGGGTCACATGGCCTGACCTGCTGTCTGGTAGCCCTCAGCCCTCAGCCCCCAGGTTCCCCACCTGCCTGTCCACATACCCATACCTTTTGGCAGCCCCAGCTGCTGCAATTCACTGGACAAGGACTCGCCATCCACGCTATGCTTGGCAGCACTGGAGAGGATGAAACTCAGCACTGCCACTGTGGCTTTCACATCACCTAACtctggggggatgggggtgggggagagaatgTCACTGTGGTTCTAGCTACCTCCCTGCTGCCCCACCATCTTCAGCTCAGAGCCCCCAGGCCTTCTCAGGCCACAGCCACTGCTTCGCAGGAAGCCATCAGAGGACACTGGGGGTGGACTGTCACCATCTCTCTTACCCTCATGCTCCCCTGCTAAGGGAGGTGGTCAGGGAAGGGTGttgggggtagggggtagggggCCACTGTGCCAGGTACCAGGCCAAATATCCAGGGTCATGCAAAGGCCTGCGGACTCAGTGGTTTACTCACCAAACTTGGCATCAGCTGTGAGCTTCAGAATCTTCTCATACTACGGGGAAAGGAGGCCCTCAGGGGGGTGCCAGACCCCTCCTCACTAGCCCCTTGACTCCCAGCCTTAATCTTTGGTAGGGAAGAGGCTGGAGAAAAGGATGGGAGGTATCCAGGGCGGTCCAGAAGCTAGATCACCTACTTCCCTGAGCCTGGTGCAGAGTTTCATGGTAGTAAGGGTCATGAGGTTGCAGGACAATGGGGTGCTGGCTCTGTACTCACATCAATCCCCTGTCCCAGAAGCTCCTTCAGCACCTGGCTACACAGCAGCCGCAGTTTCACGGAGGACTGGAAGGGAAGGTCCCAGGTCAGCCAGACTGGCCCGCCTCTCCCCTCATTGCTAGAGGGAGAACTCAAAGAGGGATGGCCGATTGATTGAGGTCACACAGCACACCACGACAGGCTGAGAGTGCCAAGGAACTGACCCCAGAGTGACCTCACCACCCTCCACTCCCACAGCTCgtccccaccctctccctccccaccaggTAGACCCCATGCACTCAACAATCTTGGCCAGTGTGCTGATCTCTGCCAGGACCCAGTCGGGACAGTCCAGATCCCCACAGAACCGGAACCTCTGCAAGGGAATGAGGCAGGTGGTCAGACTGGAGGGAGGGCTGAGGAGTGGCTGGGCTCCATATGTGACTCCCACAGTATTGCGTGCCAGGGACCCTGGTCCCTGTCCAAGATAGAGGCCCTCTGGCCACTTGTCTCCCCTAATGCCAGGCTGTTTAGAGGACCCTCCCTCTGCTGCACCCAGCCActaaaccttgttctgatgcctGTGCTGGGCACACAGCTGGGAACAAAACAAAGTCCCTGGCCTCACAGACACGACAGAGCTCTTTACCTCATTGTGTCTCACTtccccctccaccccctgccGGCTCCAGCCATACTAGCTTCCCTGCAGTTCCTCGGTTATACCCGGCACACTCACCTTTCCTGTCCTCTCTGAGTGGAAAGTTCTTTTCCTGGCTACTGCATGGCTTGCTCCCTCATttcattcaggtctctgctcaaatgacTCCTTGTCCAACAGGCTTCCCTAGCCATACTTTCTAAAATAATCCCTCACAGAAGGAAATTATGGGGGCCAGTGGACATGTACACTATCTTGATAGTGGTGATATTTCATAAGTGTATACATATAACATAACTtatcaaattgtatactttacATGTGTGGTTTACTGTGtgtcaattatatctcaataaagctgtttttaaaaagccagttcCTCTCCATCATACTCTAGCCTCTTATCCTCCTTTCTTGATCTCCACAGCATTCATGACAGCATGTTCAAGTTTTACCTTTTTCTTGGAGGGCTGTTTCCTCCATTAGAATGcaaactccatgagggcaggaatttttgttttattcactacTATATCTCCAATGCTTATaacactgcctggcacacagtgggttgcgtattcagtaaatatttaaaggaagaatgaatggatggatggatggatggatggatggatagacagatggatggagAGATGTCCATAGGAGAAACAGGCAGTTAACTAGACATCAAGAAATTTCATACAGAGAAATGTGCTGTGATGCCAATAAGCAAGATCATGAGACAGAGGTGCCTGGGGGATGGGGCTGTTTTGCCCAGGGTGGTCACGGAAGGGAAAAGGATCCTGACGGGGAGGCTGGGCCAACAGATTCTCATCCTTTTCATCAAACACCCCTTCCAGCTTCTACTGTCACCAAGACCAGTTTCCCCTTCAGCCTCTTAGGCAAGCTGTACATCTTCTCCATAGAATGTGCAGAG
This genomic stretch from Tamandua tetradactyla isolate mTamTet1 chromosome 12, mTamTet1.pri, whole genome shotgun sequence harbors:
- the COMMD4 gene encoding COMM domain-containing protein 4 isoform X2 is translated as MRFRFCGDLDCPDWVLAEISTLAKISSVKLRLLCSQVLKELLGQGIDYEKILKLTADAKFELGDVKATVAVLSFILSSAAKHSVDGESLSSELQQLGLPKVNRLTGIGWRVDYTLSSSLLHTVEEPVVHLKLDVAAAPGSKAQPITMSLSADKFQVLLAELKQAQTLMSSLG
- the COMMD4 gene encoding COMM domain-containing protein 4 isoform X1 — encoded protein: MRFRFCGDLDCPDWVLAEISTLAKISSVKLRLLCSQVLKELLGQGIDYEKILKLTADAKFELGDVKATVAVLSFILSSAAKHSVDGESLSSELQQLGLPKEHAASLCRCYEEKQSPLQEHLRACSLRVNRLTGIGWRVDYTLSSSLLHTVEEPVVHLKLDVAAAPGSKAQPITMSLSADKFQVLLAELKQAQTLMSSLG